From the Methanobacterium sp. CWC-01 genome, the window CTATGACAAGAGATTTGTAGAAGCTTTAATAAATCTTAAACCGGCAGTAGTTTACGAAAAGGATTTTGAAGAAATTTTCAAAGAAATACTTAGCTTTTTGCCAATGCTGGGGTGATAGAAACCAATTGTCATAGATGGTTCTACCTTTTCTAATATTCCCAAATTTTCAGTGATTTCATTCATAATAATTCAAGGGGATCTCCATGGATTTAAAAGCTCAGGCCAATCTAAAAAGAGGAGAAAACGTTGCAAAGTATTCTAGCCTGGCTAATATTTTCCTAGCTTCCTTAAAAGGTATAGTTGGTGTTTTATCTGGCAGTATAGCTTTAATAGCCGACGCAGTCAATTCTTTTTCAGACATATTCGCTTCTCTAGCAGTCTACATTGGGCTCCGTTTTTCTCAACGAAAGCCCGACCAAAAGTTTCCGTATGGCTACTACAAATTAGAAACATTCTCTTCGCTTATAGTGGCTCTAATCATTATTTTTTCGGGGATTGAGATTGCCATCGAATCCTTCAACAGTTTCTTAAATCCAGAACCAATCGGAATACCCCTGATCAGTTTGTCAGTGGCAGCCATTTCCGCCATGGTAAACCTGATGTTCTCCCGGTATAAGGAAAAAGTAGGGAGGGAAATTAAATCACAAGCCCTGATAAGTGATGGAAAACATAGTTTAATCGATGTATTATCTTCATTAATCGTTTTTACAGGTATATTTTTGGCATATTTAGGTTATACTTCTATTCAGGGTGTTGCTGGGGTTTTTGTTGCCGTTCTCATCATTTATATGGGTCTGAAACTGGGAAAGGACGCCGTTCTGGTTCTGTTGGATGTGGGTATGGACCCTGAAAAAATCCAAACAGTCCATTCACTAGTAAAATCAATACCAGGAGTAGAGGGAATTCATGATATGAAAGTTCGAAGATCAGGGCCCTTCGTATTTGCAGAACTTCATCTGGAGACCAAAAAAGAGCTTCCCGTGGAGAAAGCTTATGAACTCTCCGAAAAGGTGAAGGTCAAGGTAAAAGAGGTTATAACCGAGTTGGACACCCTTACCGTACAGATAGAACCAGCAAAAAAGGATATGGTGCGTTTTGCAATCCCCCTAGAAAATAATGATGGCTTGCTGTCAACAGTATCTAATCACTTCGGTAAAGCATCTTATTTTTTAATAGCGGATGTTTTTAAAGGGAATTTAAAAAGTTTTAAAATAAAGGTTAATCCTGGAAGAAATCTGAAAAGAAAGAAAGGCATTAAATCCGCTGAATTTCTGGCCAACGAATCTGTGGATGTGCTCATCGCTGGTGAAGATGTGGGTGAAGGGCCCAGTTACGTGTTAATGGAAGAATTGATTCAAAAGGTGGAT encodes:
- a CDS encoding cation diffusion facilitator family transporter: MDLKAQANLKRGENVAKYSSLANIFLASLKGIVGVLSGSIALIADAVNSFSDIFASLAVYIGLRFSQRKPDQKFPYGYYKLETFSSLIVALIIIFSGIEIAIESFNSFLNPEPIGIPLISLSVAAISAMVNLMFSRYKEKVGREIKSQALISDGKHSLIDVLSSLIVFTGIFLAYLGYTSIQGVAGVFVAVLIIYMGLKLGKDAVLVLLDVGMDPEKIQTVHSLVKSIPGVEGIHDMKVRRSGPFVFAELHLETKKELPVEKAYELSEKVKVKVKEVITELDTLTVQIEPAKKDMVRFAIPLENNDGLLSTVSNHFGKASYFLIADVFKGNLKSFKIKVNPGRNLKRKKGIKSAEFLANESVDVLIAGEDVGEGPSYVLMEELIQKVDVEGDNLEDILNNAYNMVR